A genome region from Myxococcales bacterium includes the following:
- a CDS encoding TIGR04190 family B12-binding domain/radical SAM domain protein, with protein MFVRPDLTLLHAPTVFDFRRRTVLYGPISDVVPSMPVFEMYPVGFTTIAEYLLGLGFETQVVNLAVNMLASNRYDPEAVIRKLRPRLAFGVDLHWLPHAHGAVEVAALAKQHHPATPVIVGGWAATYFHRELIERDCFDFVFRGDSTEIPVGQLMRALADRDLSRERLAAIPNLTWKDGAGNVHVNELTNVPALLDRWGNNYLNMFKMSLKYGSIAAQIPFHDWWHYPITAVMTCKGCTQNCAICGGAGAAVRDYAGREKTAFRPAELIVRDIARLTRYTNGPVFLIGDLNQAGTAYADTVLQGLRRHRVRNNVILELFDAAPPDYFQRVADAVPHFNFEMSPETHDEAVRRRGGKRYGNRDVIAAVDGALRHGAGKFDLYFMIGLTGQTRQSVLDTVDWAAELLDRFDERLAVFISPLAPFLDPGSLAYEHPEAYGYKILFRDFESYRQAIAAPTWKQCLNYETNWLTRDELVDVTYEAGRRLNQAKYDRGRIDLKTYRHVDGRIGRAIDLMARFDRILATGDPAYIARECAALKSEADQASSDTVNAPHEIKWRVLGNNFNYLNIIRDLVKGPAD; from the coding sequence GTGTTCGTGCGACCCGATTTGACTTTGCTGCATGCGCCCACCGTCTTCGACTTCCGGCGGCGGACGGTCTTGTACGGCCCGATCAGCGACGTGGTGCCGTCGATGCCGGTGTTCGAGATGTACCCGGTCGGCTTCACGACCATCGCCGAATACCTGCTGGGCCTCGGTTTCGAGACGCAGGTCGTCAACCTGGCCGTCAACATGCTGGCCTCGAACCGCTACGACCCCGAGGCCGTCATCCGCAAGTTGCGCCCGCGCCTCGCCTTCGGGGTCGATCTGCACTGGTTGCCGCACGCCCACGGCGCGGTCGAGGTCGCCGCCCTGGCGAAGCAGCATCATCCCGCGACGCCGGTGATCGTCGGCGGCTGGGCGGCCACGTATTTTCACCGCGAGCTGATCGAGCGCGACTGTTTCGATTTCGTTTTTCGCGGCGATTCGACGGAGATCCCCGTCGGCCAGTTGATGCGCGCCCTGGCCGACCGGGATTTGTCGCGCGAACGCCTGGCCGCGATTCCCAACCTGACGTGGAAGGACGGCGCGGGAAACGTGCACGTCAACGAACTGACCAACGTGCCCGCGTTGCTCGACCGCTGGGGCAACAACTACCTGAACATGTTCAAGATGAGCCTGAAATACGGCTCGATCGCCGCGCAGATTCCTTTTCATGACTGGTGGCATTACCCGATCACGGCGGTGATGACCTGCAAGGGTTGCACGCAGAATTGCGCCATCTGCGGCGGCGCCGGGGCGGCGGTGCGCGACTACGCCGGCCGCGAAAAAACCGCGTTCCGCCCGGCGGAGTTGATCGTCCGCGACATCGCGCGCCTGACCCGCTACACCAATGGCCCGGTGTTTCTGATCGGCGACCTCAATCAGGCCGGGACCGCGTACGCCGACACCGTTCTGCAGGGCTTGCGCCGCCACCGCGTGCGCAACAACGTCATCCTCGAATTGTTCGACGCCGCGCCGCCCGACTATTTCCAGCGCGTCGCCGACGCGGTGCCGCACTTCAACTTCGAAATGAGCCCCGAAACGCACGACGAGGCCGTGCGCCGGCGCGGCGGCAAGCGTTACGGCAACCGGGACGTGATCGCCGCGGTGGACGGCGCGTTGCGGCACGGCGCGGGCAAGTTCGACCTGTACTTCATGATCGGCCTGACGGGCCAGACGCGGCAGTCGGTGCTCGACACCGTGGATTGGGCGGCCGAGCTGCTCGACCGGTTCGACGAGCGGCTGGCGGTGTTCATCAGCCCGCTGGCGCCATTTCTCGATCCGGGCTCGCTGGCCTACGAGCACCCGGAGGCCTACGGTTACAAGATCCTGTTCCGCGATTTCGAAAGCTATCGGCAGGCGATCGCCGCGCCGACGTGGAAGCAGTGCCTGAACTACGAGACGAACTGGCTGACGCGCGACGAGCTGGTGGACGTCACCTACGAGGCCGGCCGCCGCCTCAACCAGGCCAAGTACGACCGCGGCCGCATCGACCTGAAAACCTACCGGCACGTCGACGGCCGCATCGGGCGGGCGATCGACCTGATGGCGCGGTTCGACCGGATTCTCGCCACCGGTGATCCGGCCTACATCGCCCGCGAGTGCGCCGCCCTGAAAAGCGAAGCCGATCAGGCCAGCAGCGACACGGTCAACGCCCCGCACGAAATCAAATGGCGCGTGCTGGGCAACAATTTCAATTACCTGAATATCATTCGCGACTTGGTGAAAGGCCCGGCGGACTGA
- a CDS encoding superoxide dismutase, producing the protein MVLTAIEPGKHILPNLPYDYNALEPFIDAETMNLHHTKHQQAYVDGLNKVELALVEARHTNNFSTIAALERQLAFHASGKTNHTIFFNNLRPHSIAKIEPEGELAVRLQLDFGNIDTFKAQFTHVAMNIEGNGWGALVYDSNIGRLYTLTILNHQNLSILGAIPLLLIDMWEHAYYLKFQNRRSDYVKSWWNVVDWNDVEKRFEKFVRCNI; encoded by the coding sequence ATGGTATTGACCGCCATCGAACCGGGCAAGCACATCTTGCCCAATCTGCCCTACGATTACAACGCGTTGGAGCCGTTCATCGACGCCGAAACGATGAATCTGCACCACACCAAACACCAGCAAGCGTATGTCGACGGACTCAACAAGGTCGAGTTGGCCTTGGTTGAGGCGCGCCATACCAACAATTTTTCGACCATCGCCGCGCTGGAACGCCAATTGGCTTTCCATGCGAGCGGCAAAACGAATCACACCATCTTCTTCAACAACCTGCGGCCCCATTCGATCGCCAAGATCGAACCGGAGGGCGAACTGGCGGTGCGCCTTCAACTCGATTTCGGCAATATCGACACATTCAAGGCGCAGTTCACCCACGTCGCGATGAATATCGAAGGCAACGGTTGGGGTGCTCTGGTGTACGATTCAAATATCGGCCGGCTCTACACCCTGACCATCCTCAACCACCAAAATCTGTCGATTCTGGGCGCGATTCCGCTGCTGCTCATCGATATGTGGGAGCATGCGTACTACCTGAAATTCCAGAATCGCCGGTCCGATTACGTCAAATCGTGGTGGAACGTCGTGGACTGGAATGACGTCGAAAAACGGTTTGAAAAGTTCGTCCGCTGCAATATCTGA
- a CDS encoding superoxide dismutase, with protein MSITRTTERDETSRLVFLPTEPGKHTLPILPYDYAALEPFIDAETMKLHHTKHQQAYVDGLNKAELALKEARQTGNFSAIAALERQLAFHGSGHANHLVFFNNLRPKEIAKTEPEGELAARIQLDFGDFGKFKDQFTNAALTVEGSGWGALVYDPTFGRLYTMGFLNHQNLNIPGAIPLLLVDVWEHAYYLKYQNRRADYLKAWWNVVDWKDVEQRFEKFFRCTI; from the coding sequence ATGAGCATCACCAGAACCACCGAACGGGACGAGACTTCCCGTCTGGTCTTTTTACCGACCGAACCGGGCAAACATACCTTGCCCATCTTGCCGTACGATTACGCTGCCCTGGAGCCGTTCATCGACGCCGAAACGATGAAGTTGCATCACACCAAGCACCAGCAGGCCTACGTCGACGGTCTCAACAAGGCGGAGTTGGCGCTGAAGGAAGCGCGCCAGACCGGCAATTTCAGCGCCATCGCCGCGCTCGAACGGCAACTGGCCTTTCACGGCAGCGGTCACGCGAACCACCTCGTGTTCTTCAACAACCTGCGGCCCAAGGAGATCGCCAAAACCGAGCCCGAAGGAGAACTCGCGGCGCGAATTCAACTGGATTTCGGCGATTTCGGGAAATTCAAAGACCAGTTCACCAATGCCGCCCTGACGGTCGAAGGCAGCGGCTGGGGCGCGCTCGTCTACGATCCGACTTTCGGCCGGCTCTACACCATGGGGTTCCTGAACCACCAGAACCTGAACATTCCGGGCGCGATTCCGTTGTTGCTGGTCGACGTGTGGGAACACGCCTATTACCTGAAATACCAGAACCGCCGCGCCGATTACCTCAAAGCCTGGTGGAACGTGGTGGACTGGAAGGACGTCGAACAGCGGTTCGAGAAGTTCTTCCGCTGCACGATCTGA
- a CDS encoding RNA-binding protein, which yields MQNKLYVGGLSWDTTNAGLEKAFASFGTIEAAQVISDRDTGRSRGFGFVTFADEEAAKAALSMDGKILDGRTLKVNVAQDKPRRDGGGGGGRRW from the coding sequence ATGCAGAACAAACTTTACGTAGGCGGCCTGTCCTGGGACACCACCAATGCCGGTTTGGAAAAAGCCTTCGCTTCCTTCGGGACGATCGAAGCGGCCCAAGTCATCTCCGACCGTGATACCGGTCGCAGCCGTGGCTTTGGTTTCGTGACCTTCGCCGACGAAGAAGCCGCGAAAGCCGCGCTGTCGATGGACGGCAAGATTCTCGACGGCCGGACCCTGAAGGTCAACGTCGCGCAGGATAAGCCCCGCCGTGACGGCGGTGGCGGCGGCGGCCGTCGCTGGTAA
- a CDS encoding CapA family protein, producing the protein MPRSRLVCLLALALVLCVAACDDDATPMPDPLRIRQEPKDPATVRVMFGGDTMLDDLALPYLLKYGWEYPLASLQPLFARADVVAVNLEVPVVAHCQRDPLKKYAYYMKPAALTGLTGNGVRFVNLANNHFMDCGAAGEKAMLANLDRAGIYHFGGGLTSEDALRPLIVEIGDTKIGLIGLFGYKSVFDPSRGTAPANKANVRGLVAGLRPLVDVLIVTFHWGENYVAQIDDKQTATGRLALDSGADIVIGHGPHMPQAMETYRGKPLIYSVGNCAFGTGNDQAAEALLAEMEITGRKLTKVILHPLFTQNRNLQVRWQTRLLPPARARRFLEKWIGEAKGGGDLRLVDNRVELNLAGR; encoded by the coding sequence ATGCCACGCTCCCGCCTCGTTTGTCTGCTGGCCCTGGCCCTGGTGCTGTGCGTAGCGGCCTGCGACGACGACGCCACGCCAATGCCCGACCCGCTGCGGATTCGCCAGGAACCCAAGGACCCCGCGACGGTGCGCGTCATGTTCGGCGGCGACACGATGCTCGACGACCTGGCGCTTCCCTACCTGCTCAAATACGGCTGGGAATACCCGCTGGCGAGCCTGCAGCCGCTCTTCGCCCGCGCCGATGTCGTCGCGGTGAACCTGGAAGTGCCGGTCGTCGCCCATTGCCAGCGCGACCCGCTGAAAAAATACGCCTATTACATGAAGCCGGCCGCGCTGACCGGCCTGACCGGCAACGGCGTACGGTTCGTCAATCTCGCCAACAACCACTTCATGGATTGCGGCGCCGCCGGCGAAAAGGCGATGTTGGCCAATCTCGATCGCGCGGGCATTTACCATTTCGGCGGCGGCCTCACGTCGGAAGATGCGTTGCGGCCGTTGATCGTCGAAATCGGCGACACCAAGATCGGGTTGATCGGCTTGTTCGGCTACAAGTCGGTTTTCGACCCCTCGCGCGGCACCGCGCCGGCCAATAAAGCCAACGTGCGCGGCCTGGTCGCCGGTTTGCGCCCGCTGGTCGACGTGTTGATCGTCACTTTTCACTGGGGCGAGAATTACGTCGCCCAGATCGACGACAAACAAACCGCGACCGGGCGATTGGCGCTCGACAGCGGCGCCGACATCGTGATCGGCCACGGACCGCACATGCCGCAGGCCATGGAAACCTACCGGGGAAAACCGCTGATCTATTCGGTCGGCAATTGCGCCTTCGGCACCGGCAACGACCAGGCGGCCGAGGCGCTCCTGGCCGAAATGGAAATTACCGGCCGAAAACTAACGAAGGTGATTCTGCACCCGCTGTTCACCCAGAATCGCAATCTGCAGGTGCGCTGGCAGACCCGCTTGCTGCCGCCGGCGCGCGCCCGTCGTTTTCTGGAAAAATGGATCGGCGAGGCCAAGGGCGGCGGCGATCTGCGTCTGGTCGACAACCGCGTCGAACTGAATCTCGCCGGCCGGTGA